Part of the Flavobacterium sp. KS-LB2 genome is shown below.
AAATAATTATAACGTTTTAGTAATTTCATTTACTAAATCTAAAACAACTTGAAATTGTTCTTCTCGATTTAGATATGAATTATCAATTTCAATAGCGTCTTCTGCTTTTACTAATGGAGAGTCAACTCGATGAGTATCAATATAATCACGTTCTTCCACATTTTTCAAAACTGCTTCATAAGTCACATCATCGCCTTTTTGTTGCAATTCTTCAAAACGTCTTTGTGCTCTGGTGGTTGCACTTGCTGTCATGAAAATTTTAAGTTCCGCATCAGGAAAAACTATTGTTCCTATATCTCTACCGTCCATAACAATCGCTTTGTCTTTTCCCATCTCTTTTTGTTGCTCTACCAATTTGGCACGAACTTCAGAAACTTCGGCTACTTTGCTCACAAAGCTAGAAACTTCAATCGTCCGGATTTGAGTTTCAACATTCACTTCATTCAAATACATTTCTGCAAAACCCAAGTCAGCATTAAATTTGAATTGCAATTTTATACTAGGCAAACTGTTGATTAATGATTGTTTGTCAAAAAAATCAGCGTTTATATAACCGTTTTGCATAGCGAATAAAGCTACAGCACGATACATTGCTCCCGTATCAACATAGATATATCCTAATTGATTTGCAAGTTGTTTAGCTAACGTACTTTTTCCTGTAGAGGAAAATCCATCAATTGCTATGGTAATTTTTTTCAAAATAGTATGTTTAAATTAGAAAATTATTCTTGAAAGTTAATCGTTAGCCCAAAAAGACTCGTGTTTCCTGCTAATGTATATCTGGAATAGGAATAATTAAATTTCAACTTATTCAATTTAAGTCCGAAACCTAATGAAACCCCCGAAAAATTACGTTGTTCCTCAAGGCGTAATTCCTCTGCTCTTCGAAAATTATATCCAACACGCAAATTAAACGCTTTTTTAGGAAAAAGCTCTACTCCTACTATTACATGTCGCAAAGCATTATTTATAAATGACACCTTTTCTTCGGTAGATTCTCCATCAAATGAAGGTTCTTCCCTAACTGGATTTGAAAAAGCAATATTCCATTGTTGCAAATTCTCTAGAGTAAGATGCCACCGTATGGGTACGTTTTCGAGTTCCTGTGAAACACCAAAAATGATTTCGAGTGGTAGTTTTTCATTAATGCCATTATAAGTAGAAAACTGAGTCCCTATATTTCGAATAGCCAAACCCCAATTAACATCATTCCTCTCGTCTATAAAAAGTGCCCCTATATCAATTGCACCACCTAACGAATTATAACTTTCTAAAGTAGAAGATATTAATTTAGCACTTGCTCCAATATGAATGTCGGTGTAGGGAATATTATAGGCATACCCAAAAGACAACGCTATTTCGCTTCCGGTAAATTCTGAGGTTGGCTGACCGTTTTCGTCATAGCCTTCAAAATTACCATAGTTCACATAATTTACTCCTGCTTGAAAAGTTTGCAAATGACGATCGTAAGTATAGGCATACGAGGCCGTTCCGTAAGTCACCTCTTTAAAATAACTCCCGTAATTTAAAGCCAAATGATTGTCCATCTCGGCATTGATGGTCGCTGGATTAAAATGAGCCTGATTGACATCATTATCATAAATGGTGATTACTTTTCCACCGAGTGCCGCTTGTCTTGGTGAAGTGACCAAGTTCAAAAACTGATAGGTATACTTGCCTCCTATTTGACTGTAAGCCAAAGAACAAACAAAAATTGAAGAGTATAGAAAAAGTTTTTTTAACATGCTTTAAATTGCAGCTTATCTAAGGTAAAACGCAACTGCGAAGATAAAATTATAAATTTAAAAAATTCACAAAAGAAATTCCAAATTCCAAAACTTGACGTATCAAAATTGGAATTTGGAATTTATGAATTTGGAATTTTATTTCCGCTATAACGTTTTTGCATTTTTAACTTTCTGATCAGTCAAAGCATATTTTAATACTTCGCTCATTTCTTTTACATAATGAAAAGAAAGTCCTTCCAAATATTCTGGCTTTATTTCATCAATATCACTTTTATTTTCATGACATAGAATAATTTCTTTGATATTGGCTCTTTTGGCAGCTAGGATTTTTTCTTTGATTCCACCTACTGGTAATACTTTTCCACGCAACGTGATTTCTCCTGTCATCGCCAAGTTTTTCTTGACACGTTTTTGTGTAAACAACGAAACTAAAGACGTCAACATCGCAATTCCAGCACTTGGACCATCTTTTGGTGTAGCGCCTTCTGGAACGTGTAAGTGAATGTTGTATTTTGAAAGTATTTCCGAATCCAATCCTAAAAGCTGTGCATTCGCTTTAATATATTCCAAAGCAATAGTTGCCGACTCTTTCATAACCGTACCTAGGTTTCCAGTAATAGTCATGGATCCTTTTCCAGGAGAAAGCAACGATTCTATAAACAGAATATCACCACCAACAGAAGTCCATGCCAAACCAGTTACCACTCCGGCAACATCATTATTCTCGTATTTGTCTCTTTCTAATCTTGGAACACCAAGTGTTTTTATGATATCTTCCTCAGTTACTTTCTTGTTGTACTCTTCTTCCATTGCAACTGATTTGGCTGCATTACGGATTACTTGAGCAATTTTAGCCTCCAGACCACGAACTCCAGATTCACGTGTATATCCTTCTACAATTTTTTCTAATTGTTTTTTTCCAATAGTCAAATCTTTAGTAGTCAAACCATGTTCTTTCAATTGTCTAGGAAACAAATGCTGACGTGCAATTTCTACCTTTTCTTCAATGGTATAACCAGACATTTTGATAATTTCCATACGGTCTTTCAACGCAGGTTGAATCGCAGCCATATTATTTGAGGTCGCAATGAACATCACTTTTGATAAATCATATCCCATTTCTAGGAAATTATCATAAAAAGAATTGTTTTGTTCTGGATCTAAAACTTCCAATAATGCCGAAGACGGATCACCATGATTACTGTTTGATAATTTATCAATTTCATCTAAAACAAAAACTGGATTAGAAGTTCCTGCTTTTTTCAAGCTTTGAATAATTCTTCCCGGCATGGCGCCAATATAGGTTTTTCTATGTCCGCGAATTTCTGATTCATCACGTAAACCACCTAATGAAATACGCACATATTCTCTACCAAGCGCTTCTGCAATAGAACGTCCAATTGAAGTTTTACCAACCCCGGGAGGTCCTGTCAAACAGATAATCGGAGACTTCATATCATTTCGCAATTTTAAAACTGCCAAATGCTCTATCATTCTTTTTTTCACATCTTCAAGACCAAAATGATCTCTGTCCAATATTTTTTGTGCTCTTTTCAGATCAAAATTATCTTTGGAATATTCGTTCCAAGGCAATTCCAAAAACAACTCTAAGTAATTTCTTTGAATTCCAAAATCTGGTGCTTGAGGGTTCATGCGACGCATTTTAGATAATTCTTTTTCGAAATGTTTCTTAGTTTTCTCGTCCCATTTTTTAGTCAAAGATTTTTGCAACATTTCATCCATTTCCTCTTCCTGAGAAACACCACCCAATTCTTCCTGAATGGTTTTCATTTGCTGGTGCAAGAAATATTCACGTTGTTGTTGGTCTAAATCAAAACGAACTTTGGACTGAATATCATTTTTTAATTCGAGTTTTTGTAACTCAATATTCATATAACGTAAGGTCTCTAAAGCCCTTCCTTTCAATTCATTAATCGCTAATAAATCTTGCTTTTCTTTAACAGACAAATTCATGTTAGAAGTAACAAAATTGATTAAGAACGATTGACTTTCGATGTTCTTAATCGCAAAAGTAGCCTCACTTGGAATATTTGGACTTTCCTTGATAATCTGAATCGCTAATTCTTTAATAGAATCCAGAATTGCTACAAACTCAGTATCATTTTTCCTAGGTCTTTTTTCAGGAACTTCTTTGATTTTTGCAGTTAAATAAGGAGATTCCTCAATAACAGAATCAATTTCAAAACGTTTTTTACCCTGAAGAATTACCGTTATATTTCCATCAGGCATTTTTAGCACACGCAAAATACGCGCTACAGTACCTATTTTATGAATATCATCTTTGGTAGGATCTTCGTCTTCTTCATTGATTTGAGCTACAACGCCAATAGTTTTTCCAGCAGCGTTAGCGTCATTGATCAATTTAATCGATTTGTCACGTCCTGCAGTAATTGGTATGACTACCCCAGGAAATAAAACCATATTTCGCAGCGGTAAAATAGCCAATAATTCCGGTAATGCCTCGTTATTCATTTCCTCTTCATCCTCAGGAGTCAAAAGTGGAATTAAATCTGCTTCCGAATCAAATTCTTGAAGTGACAGATTGTCAATGGTAAGTATTTTATGATTTGACATATAATTATTTAAGTCTTTTTGTCATTAAAAAATTCATTATTTAAGCAAATATAGGATTTCAAAATAGTCTTTTTGTATAAAATCTATGTTTAATTCCTATAATTTGCGCAGCAGTAAAAGAGTCAATCTCTATGCCAAAACACAAACTTTTTCTTCTATTTTCCACTAGAAAGAGCTTTTTGAATACATAAAAACTGCCCAACCAAAAGAATTTAGAGCATGTCTAAAGAAAAAATGTAATTTAGTTTTATAAAACTGTAACAAACATAAAAAGACCGAGTCCTTATAATAAACTAAAATCAGCTGTTTGAGTTTAACCAACTATAATATTGAAGAATTAATCGTGCTCTGTAAGCAAAAAAATCAAAAAGCACAATGTGAAGTTTACAATCGCTACGCAAAAGCGATGTATAATGTTTCGTATCGAATTGTAAAAGATGTACATTTTGCTGAAGATGTTATGCAAGAAGGTTTTTTAAAAGCATTCACAAAAATAAATACCTATAAACAAGAAGTTGCTTTTGGTGCTTGGTTAAAAAGAATAATCGTGAACTGTAGTATTGATTTTTATAAAAAAAATAATCAATTCAAACCCGAAGATTTTGACACTACGCTTCATAAAATAGAAGAAAATGATTCAGCTTTGAATGAAAGTGCAAATTTTAATGAGCTAAAAGTAAAACAAATTTTAGAAGCCATCAACTCCTTAAAATACAACTACAGAATGGTTTTAACCTTATTTTTCATTGAAGGATATGATCAGGAAGAAATCAGCGAAATTCTTAATATTAGTTATGCTAATTGCAGGACTACGCTAAGTAGAGCGAAAGATTGTTTACGAAAAAAACTAGAGGAATTATGAAAAAGGAAAATAAAAAACTAGACCATTTATTTGAAAAATTTGAAAATCAATGGGACATTGAAACCATTGAAAATAATCATGAGAAACGTTTTTTAAAAAAATTAAAAACTAAAAAATCAAATTGGAAACGTTTCGTTTCTATAGGTATTGCTGCTTCTATCATAGTTATGGTGGGACTTTCCATCTTTAATCACATTCCTAAAAAAACAGAAGAATTGCGATTTGCATCGAAAGAAACAAAGCAAACCGATTCTATTTTTACGGTTTTAATTGAAAAGGAATTAGAAAAAATAAAAGAAAAAAAATCACCCGAAAATGAAAAAATAATTTCCGATGCACTCAAGCAAATGAGAACATTAGATAATGATTATGAAAAAATAATTAAGGAATTAGAAACAAATGGAGAAAGTAAACAAATTATTTATGCCATGATTAGCAATCTTCAAACCCGAATTTCTTTCTTACAAAATGTACTGCTACACATTGAAAATAATGAAAAATTTAAAAATATATCTGATGAAAAAACAATTTAAACTTATCCTATTATTCATTTTAATTCCATTTTTAGGATTTTCCAATGATCCAGATTATATTCATACCAAACAAAAAAATATCAAAAAAGCATATTTCGTAAATTCGGATGCGGGTCTTTATATCGATAATTCCTATGGTAATATTTCTGTATCCACATGGGATGAAGATAAAACTGAATTAGATATCATTATAAAAGTTAGCGGTGACAACGAAAACTGGGTAAACCAACGTCTCAACGATATTGATGTTGACATCATTGCATTAAAAGGAATGATAACTGCAAAAACCATTTTAGATAACTCTAGTTATAAAAGTAATGGCAAAAACAATAGTTTTCAGATCAATTACATACTCAAAATCCCTAAAAACGGGAGTGTAAAACTCTATAATAAATATGGAAATATTACTACCGCTGATTTATTTTCTGAGACAGAAATCAAATGTAAATACGGTAAAATAGCACTAGGCAGATTATTTGGAAACTCAAACAATATAGTAGTAGAATATTGCTCTAACTCGACTATTTCATTTTTAAAAAATGCAGCTATTACAGCAAAATATTCAAATCTAAAAATAGGTGAAGTCACAAAACTTGATTTGGTTTCTGATTATACTGATGTAGATATTCAAGAAAGTGATGTCGTAAAATACAATAGTAAATATGGAAATATTAAAATTCAGAATGTAAAAAACCTAGATGCAACTGGAAATTATTTAACCCTTAAAATTGGTGAACTCGCTACAAATCTAAAACTATCTACAAAATACAGCAACGTAACTATTGGCACCATTACTGCAAAAGCCAATACAGTAACAATAATTGCTGGTTATACGGGATTAAACATTGGATTTGACCCCAATTATGCTTTTGATTTTAATGTGAGTGTAAAATATGCTACTTTTAAACATGACAATGAATTAGAAATAAATTCTAAAGAAGACTCAAATAACTTAAAAAAATACAGTGGTTTTTACAAGAAAAAAGGAATCAACAACGTCTCTATAATTTCAGATTACGGAAATGTAATTTTAGTAAAAAAACAATGATCTTAAAACTCTATTTATGAAAAATTCAATCAAATTATTTGTTAGTTGTTCTCTTTTACTAACTACAATGACTTATGGACAATGGTCCTCCAACCAAAAAATAAAAGGCAATGGAAATGTAACTTCTGAAAAAAGAATGACAAATTCCTATGATAAAATCGCTATTACAGGTTTTTTTGATGTCGAATTGGTTGCAGGAAAAGAGGGAAACATTACTATCAAAGGAGAAGAAAATTTATTGCCTTTAATTAAAATTGAAGTTGTTAATCAAGTATTGAAAATTTCAACTGAAAAGAACAAGTATATCAGCACAAGTAAAGGAAAGCAAATTATCATAATAGTTCCTTTTGAAAGTATCAGTCAAGTTACTTTGACTGGCTCTGGTGATGTAGTAGCAAAAAACAGCATTAAAGCAAAATCATTTTTAGCTAAATTAACAGGTTCAGGTGATATGAAATTAGATGTTGAAGCAAATGACTTTGATGTTAATTTAAGTGGTTCAGGAGATATTGTTCTAACAGGAAATACTGAAAATTTCAACAGCAATTTAAATGGTTCTGGTGATATAGATGCTGGTAATTTGAAAGCCAAAAATGCAAAAATTACTGTTTCTGGCTCTGGAGATAGCAAAGTTTTTTGTAGTGAAAGCCTTCATGCCCGAGTTTCTGGTTCTGGAGACATTGAATACATTGGAAATCCAAAGAAAAAAGACACAAAAGTAAATGGCTCAGGAGCAATTTCGAAAGGATAATTTTCTAAAAAATGCTAAGAAAAGGTGTTTTATTAATTTAAAACGCCTTTTTTTGGAACTCTTTTTAACAGTAAAACACCCACTACA
Proteins encoded:
- a CDS encoding RNA polymerase sigma factor, translated to MSLTNYNIEELIVLCKQKNQKAQCEVYNRYAKAMYNVSYRIVKDVHFAEDVMQEGFLKAFTKINTYKQEVAFGAWLKRIIVNCSIDFYKKNNQFKPEDFDTTLHKIEENDSALNESANFNELKVKQILEAINSLKYNYRMVLTLFFIEGYDQEEISEILNISYANCRTTLSRAKDCLRKKLEEL
- the porQ gene encoding type IX secretion system protein PorQ, yielding MLKKLFLYSSIFVCSLAYSQIGGKYTYQFLNLVTSPRQAALGGKVITIYDNDVNQAHFNPATINAEMDNHLALNYGSYFKEVTYGTASYAYTYDRHLQTFQAGVNYVNYGNFEGYDENGQPTSEFTGSEIALSFGYAYNIPYTDIHIGASAKLISSTLESYNSLGGAIDIGALFIDERNDVNWGLAIRNIGTQFSTYNGINEKLPLEIIFGVSQELENVPIRWHLTLENLQQWNIAFSNPVREEPSFDGESTEEKVSFINNALRHVIVGVELFPKKAFNLRVGYNFRRAEELRLEEQRNFSGVSLGFGLKLNKLKFNYSYSRYTLAGNTSLFGLTINFQE
- a CDS encoding head GIN domain-containing protein — encoded protein: MKNSIKLFVSCSLLLTTMTYGQWSSNQKIKGNGNVTSEKRMTNSYDKIAITGFFDVELVAGKEGNITIKGEENLLPLIKIEVVNQVLKISTEKNKYISTSKGKQIIIIVPFESISQVTLTGSGDVVAKNSIKAKSFLAKLTGSGDMKLDVEANDFDVNLSGSGDIVLTGNTENFNSNLNGSGDIDAGNLKAKNAKITVSGSGDSKVFCSESLHARVSGSGDIEYIGNPKKKDTKVNGSGAISKG
- the cmk gene encoding (d)CMP kinase, whose translation is MKKITIAIDGFSSTGKSTLAKQLANQLGYIYVDTGAMYRAVALFAMQNGYINADFFDKQSLINSLPSIKLQFKFNADLGFAEMYLNEVNVETQIRTIEVSSFVSKVAEVSEVRAKLVEQQKEMGKDKAIVMDGRDIGTIVFPDAELKIFMTASATTRAQRRFEELQQKGDDVTYEAVLKNVEERDYIDTHRVDSPLVKAEDAIEIDNSYLNREEQFQVVLDLVNEITKTL
- a CDS encoding anti-sigma factor; this translates as MKKENKKLDHLFEKFENQWDIETIENNHEKRFLKKLKTKKSNWKRFVSIGIAASIIVMVGLSIFNHIPKKTEELRFASKETKQTDSIFTVLIEKELEKIKEKKSPENEKIISDALKQMRTLDNDYEKIIKELETNGESKQIIYAMISNLQTRISFLQNVLLHIENNEKFKNISDEKTI
- the lon gene encoding endopeptidase La; amino-acid sequence: MSNHKILTIDNLSLQEFDSEADLIPLLTPEDEEEMNNEALPELLAILPLRNMVLFPGVVIPITAGRDKSIKLINDANAAGKTIGVVAQINEEDEDPTKDDIHKIGTVARILRVLKMPDGNITVILQGKKRFEIDSVIEESPYLTAKIKEVPEKRPRKNDTEFVAILDSIKELAIQIIKESPNIPSEATFAIKNIESQSFLINFVTSNMNLSVKEKQDLLAINELKGRALETLRYMNIELQKLELKNDIQSKVRFDLDQQQREYFLHQQMKTIQEELGGVSQEEEMDEMLQKSLTKKWDEKTKKHFEKELSKMRRMNPQAPDFGIQRNYLELFLELPWNEYSKDNFDLKRAQKILDRDHFGLEDVKKRMIEHLAVLKLRNDMKSPIICLTGPPGVGKTSIGRSIAEALGREYVRISLGGLRDESEIRGHRKTYIGAMPGRIIQSLKKAGTSNPVFVLDEIDKLSNSNHGDPSSALLEVLDPEQNNSFYDNFLEMGYDLSKVMFIATSNNMAAIQPALKDRMEIIKMSGYTIEEKVEIARQHLFPRQLKEHGLTTKDLTIGKKQLEKIVEGYTRESGVRGLEAKIAQVIRNAAKSVAMEEEYNKKVTEEDIIKTLGVPRLERDKYENNDVAGVVTGLAWTSVGGDILFIESLLSPGKGSMTITGNLGTVMKESATIALEYIKANAQLLGLDSEILSKYNIHLHVPEGATPKDGPSAGIAMLTSLVSLFTQKRVKKNLAMTGEITLRGKVLPVGGIKEKILAAKRANIKEIILCHENKSDIDEIKPEYLEGLSFHYVKEMSEVLKYALTDQKVKNAKTL